In Cellvibrio polysaccharolyticus, a genomic segment contains:
- a CDS encoding gluconokinase has product MTSVSNPQSTTPLLIVMGVSGSGKTTIAELLADHYGFQFFDADHFHSDAARAHMNSGKPLTDDMRAPWVEALKLHLRAQGDAGSACVLAFSGLKRRHRDALREAGLQTLFVFLHGEKTVIYQRLVNRTNHFMDPNLLDSQFDSLEFPRDETDMLHIDIDAPREQLLSDITRQIDAIWQAAK; this is encoded by the coding sequence ATGACATCTGTTTCCAATCCCCAATCAACTACCCCGCTGCTCATCGTAATGGGGGTTTCCGGTAGCGGAAAGACCACCATTGCCGAGCTGCTTGCCGACCATTACGGCTTTCAGTTTTTCGATGCGGACCATTTCCACAGCGACGCTGCCCGTGCGCACATGAACAGCGGTAAACCGCTGACCGACGATATGCGCGCGCCCTGGGTAGAAGCACTGAAACTGCACCTGCGAGCACAGGGCGACGCCGGCAGTGCCTGCGTACTGGCATTTTCCGGGCTGAAACGAAGACACCGGGATGCCTTGCGAGAAGCCGGCCTGCAAACCCTGTTTGTGTTTTTACACGGCGAAAAAACCGTGATCTACCAACGGCTGGTCAATCGCACCAACCATTTTATGGACCCCAACCTGCTCGACAGCCAATTCGACAGCCTCGAATTTCCGCGCGACGAGACGGATATGCTGCATATCGATATTGATGCCCCCCGCGAGCAACTGCTGAGCGACATTACCCGGCAAATTGATGCCATTTGGCAGGCTGCAAAATAA
- the ftsH gene encoding ATP-dependent zinc metalloprotease FtsH, translating to MTKNLILWLIIAVVLFSVFEGFNRSPANEGLTYSEFVLAVKSDRVKKVTFDGYTKIDGVYQDNTPFKSVRPFVEDPKLMDDLLNHGVEVVGKEQQTPSLWHQLLVASFPILIIIAVFLFFMRQMQGGAGGRGGPMSFGKSKARLLGEDQIKTTFSDVAGVDEAKEEVQELVEFLRDPSKFQRLGGMIPRGVLMVGPPGTGKTLLAKAIAGEAKVPFFSISGSDFVEMFVGVGASRVRDMFDQAKKQSPCIIFIDEIDAVGRHRGGGHGGGHDEREQTLNQLLVEMDGFEGNDGVIIIAATNRADVLDKALLRPGRFDRQVYVGLPDIRGREQILKVHMRKVPLDERVEASVIARGTPGFSGADLANLVNEAALMAARGNKRLVTMDNFEQARDKIMMGAERKSMVMSEKEKEMTAYHEAGHAIVGCVMPEHDPVHKVTIIPRGRALGVTHYLPEDDKHSQSKRYLLGRIASVYGGRIAEEMIAGPDGVSTGASSDIEYGTRMARAMVTRWGLSDKLGPLLYAEDESGYPGVSSPNYSPETSRIIDQEVRRIIDECYALAEKTLADYRDVLESMKDALMEYETIDADQVSDLMARRKVRPPREWEDDDNDTGKAESIDKEAENKPAPDSGANPIGGPANEH from the coding sequence ATGACCAAGAATTTAATCCTGTGGCTAATTATTGCCGTCGTTCTTTTCAGTGTTTTCGAGGGCTTTAATCGCTCGCCTGCCAACGAAGGTCTTACTTATTCCGAGTTCGTACTCGCGGTAAAAAGCGACCGGGTAAAGAAAGTGACCTTTGACGGGTACACCAAAATAGACGGTGTCTACCAGGACAACACGCCTTTCAAATCGGTTCGTCCTTTTGTGGAAGACCCAAAATTAATGGATGACCTGCTCAACCACGGTGTGGAAGTGGTAGGTAAAGAGCAGCAAACTCCCAGCTTGTGGCATCAGCTACTGGTTGCCAGTTTCCCTATTCTTATTATTATCGCGGTCTTCCTGTTCTTCATGCGACAGATGCAGGGGGGCGCCGGTGGCCGTGGTGGCCCGATGAGCTTTGGTAAAAGCAAAGCGCGCTTGCTCGGCGAAGACCAGATCAAAACCACCTTTTCTGACGTTGCCGGTGTTGATGAGGCAAAAGAAGAAGTACAGGAACTGGTTGAGTTTCTCCGTGATCCTTCCAAATTCCAGCGTCTGGGCGGCATGATTCCCCGCGGTGTTTTGATGGTAGGTCCTCCGGGTACCGGTAAAACCTTGCTGGCAAAAGCCATTGCCGGTGAAGCCAAGGTGCCATTCTTTTCTATCTCCGGTTCCGACTTCGTAGAAATGTTCGTTGGTGTTGGTGCGTCACGTGTGCGTGACATGTTTGATCAGGCCAAAAAGCAGTCTCCCTGCATTATCTTTATCGATGAGATTGATGCGGTGGGCCGTCATCGCGGCGGCGGTCATGGCGGTGGTCATGACGAGCGCGAACAAACCCTGAACCAGTTGCTGGTTGAAATGGACGGTTTTGAAGGCAACGATGGCGTTATCATCATTGCAGCTACCAACCGTGCCGATGTTCTCGATAAAGCTTTGCTGCGCCCGGGTCGTTTTGACCGTCAGGTATATGTGGGTCTACCGGATATTCGCGGTCGTGAACAAATTCTGAAAGTACACATGCGCAAGGTTCCATTGGATGAGCGTGTGGAAGCATCCGTAATCGCCAGAGGTACACCCGGTTTCTCCGGTGCTGACCTGGCTAACCTGGTGAACGAAGCGGCACTGATGGCGGCGCGCGGTAACAAGCGTCTGGTCACCATGGATAACTTTGAGCAGGCGCGCGACAAAATCATGATGGGCGCAGAGCGCAAGAGCATGGTTATGTCGGAGAAAGAAAAGGAAATGACTGCTTACCACGAAGCGGGTCATGCCATCGTCGGTTGCGTCATGCCCGAGCATGATCCGGTGCACAAGGTCACGATCATTCCTCGCGGTCGTGCATTGGGTGTTACCCATTATTTGCCGGAAGACGACAAGCACAGCCAGAGCAAGCGCTATTTGTTAGGTCGTATTGCCTCTGTATACGGTGGCCGTATCGCCGAAGAAATGATTGCCGGCCCGGATGGTGTTTCTACCGGTGCTTCCAGCGATATCGAGTACGGTACCCGTATGGCTCGCGCCATGGTTACCCGTTGGGGCTTGTCCGACAAGTTGGGCCCCTTGTTGTACGCGGAAGATGAAAGTGGTTACCCGGGTGTGAGTTCTCCCAATTATTCCCCGGAAACCTCGCGCATTATCGATCAGGAAGTGCGTCGTATTATTGATGAGTGTTATGCCCTGGCAGAAAAAACCCTCGCTGACTACCGCGATGTGTTGGAATCCATGAAAGATGCGCTGATGGAATATGAAACCATTGATGCTGATCAGGTTTCCGATTTGATGGCTCGTCGTAAAGTGCGTCCACCGCGTGAGTGGGAAGATGACGATAATGACACCGGCAAGGCGGAGAGCATCGACAAGGAGGCTGAAAACAAACCGGCTCCTGACTCGGGTGCCAACCCTATTGGTGGTCCTGCTAACGAACACTAA
- a CDS encoding NAD(P)/FAD-dependent oxidoreductase produces MSTQNALKKIVIVGGGAGGMELATKLGKKLGKKEKAEIILVDRDATHLWKPLLHEIAVGTMDEGVDAVSYRGHAIAHGFHFRVGTVINIDRDKKHIILAPMKDEEGVEFLPATYLEYDYLVMALGSVSNDFNTPGVKENCIFLDSPKQAYRFRNKLMSLFLRIQRLPEVNDAARIAIVGGGATGVELSAELYHAVTEFHNYGFNVVNTEHLHVTLIEAGPRILPALPERISAAAHKELATLGVSVKLETSVVSAEAGRFITKSGEIIEADLMVWAAGIKVPDFMKDIGGLETNRINQLVVNPFLQTTRDPHIFAIGDCAEYTQLNGKRVPPRAQAAHQMATVCYQNIVALLNNKPLKTYQYKDHGSLISLANYSTVGNLMGNLREGSLFIEGRLARFVYISLYRMHQVAIHGVIKTGLIMFAGKINRWLRPRLKLH; encoded by the coding sequence GTGAGTACTCAAAACGCATTGAAAAAAATTGTGATAGTCGGCGGCGGCGCAGGCGGCATGGAACTGGCCACAAAGCTGGGGAAAAAGCTGGGGAAAAAAGAAAAGGCCGAAATTATTCTGGTTGACCGGGATGCAACCCACTTATGGAAACCCCTGCTGCATGAAATTGCCGTGGGCACCATGGACGAAGGTGTGGACGCCGTCAGCTACCGGGGCCACGCTATCGCGCATGGCTTCCACTTTCGCGTCGGTACCGTTATCAATATAGATCGCGATAAAAAACACATCATTCTGGCGCCGATGAAAGACGAAGAAGGCGTTGAATTTCTCCCCGCTACTTATCTCGAATACGATTATCTGGTGATGGCACTCGGATCAGTCTCCAATGATTTCAACACGCCAGGCGTAAAAGAAAATTGTATTTTTCTCGACAGCCCCAAGCAAGCCTATCGCTTCCGCAATAAACTGATGAGCTTGTTCCTGCGCATTCAACGCCTGCCGGAAGTTAATGATGCCGCGCGTATTGCCATTGTCGGTGGCGGCGCTACCGGCGTAGAACTTTCTGCCGAGCTTTACCACGCGGTAACCGAATTTCATAATTACGGTTTTAATGTGGTAAACACCGAGCATTTGCACGTAACACTGATTGAGGCCGGCCCGCGCATATTACCGGCGTTGCCCGAGCGCATCTCCGCCGCCGCACACAAAGAACTCGCAACATTGGGCGTAAGCGTCAAACTCGAAACATCCGTAGTGTCTGCCGAGGCCGGGCGCTTTATCACCAAAAGCGGCGAAATTATTGAAGCCGATTTGATGGTGTGGGCTGCCGGCATCAAGGTGCCCGATTTTATGAAAGACATTGGCGGGCTGGAAACCAATCGCATCAATCAATTGGTGGTTAATCCGTTTTTGCAAACCACCCGCGACCCGCACATTTTTGCAATTGGCGACTGCGCCGAATACACGCAGCTGAACGGCAAACGTGTTCCTCCGCGCGCCCAGGCAGCCCACCAAATGGCGACCGTTTGCTATCAAAACATTGTTGCTCTGCTGAATAACAAACCGCTGAAAACCTATCAATACAAGGATCACGGCTCGCTGATCTCCCTCGCTAACTACTCAACCGTCGGTAACCTGATGGGGAACTTGCGTGAAGGAAGTTTGTTTATTGAAGGCCGTCTGGCACGCTTTGTTTATATCTCGCTGTATCGCATGCATCAGGTCGCCATTCACGGCGTGATAAAAACCGGGCTGATTATGTTTGCCGGTAAAATCAATCGCTGGCTACGCCCTCGCCTTAAATTGCATTGA
- the glmM gene encoding phosphoglucosamine mutase: MSRKYFGTDGIRGLVGEAPITPDFMLKLGWAAGRVLMDRFGGSNLILIGKDTRISGYMFESALQAGLINAGVDVGLLGPMPTPGVAYLTRTFQAQAGIVISASHNSYVDNGIKFFSGTGTKLPDELELLIEAELEKPMITAERLGKARRIADASGRYIEFCKGTMPWGFSLQGLTIVLDCANGATYNMAPSVFTELGARVVPMFVEPNGTNINRSCGSTKPEALQEKVVEVGADLGIAFDGDGDRVVFVDHKGELVDGDEILYIIAAYQKEFGGGCEGVVGTLMSNFGFELGLKNLGVPFSRANVGDRYVIERMIENGWTLGGENSGHIVCSNVTTTGDGIIAALQVLLAMTTIGNKLHKIKKGMTKLPQTMINVRMSRRLNVATDETIQAAVAEVEAKLAGTGRVLLRPSGTEPVVRVMIEGQDRQQVKELAQELAAVVERVLN; encoded by the coding sequence ATGTCGCGAAAATATTTTGGTACCGATGGTATTCGCGGCCTCGTCGGTGAAGCGCCTATTACGCCCGATTTCATGCTGAAACTCGGCTGGGCTGCCGGCAGGGTTTTGATGGATCGCTTCGGTGGTTCCAACCTGATTCTGATTGGTAAAGATACCCGTATTTCCGGTTACATGTTTGAATCTGCCTTGCAGGCCGGTTTGATTAATGCCGGTGTTGACGTGGGGCTGTTGGGGCCTATGCCAACGCCCGGTGTGGCTTACCTTACGCGTACTTTTCAGGCGCAGGCCGGTATCGTCATCAGTGCTTCTCACAACAGCTACGTTGATAACGGTATCAAATTCTTCAGTGGCACTGGCACCAAGCTGCCGGACGAACTTGAATTGCTGATTGAAGCCGAACTTGAAAAGCCCATGATCACCGCTGAGCGTCTCGGTAAAGCGCGTCGCATTGCTGATGCCTCCGGTCGTTATATTGAATTCTGTAAAGGCACCATGCCCTGGGGTTTCAGTCTGCAAGGGCTGACCATTGTGCTGGATTGCGCCAATGGTGCTACTTACAATATGGCGCCCAGCGTATTCACCGAGCTGGGCGCACGCGTTGTGCCGATGTTTGTTGAGCCGAACGGTACCAACATCAATCGTAGTTGTGGCTCCACCAAGCCCGAAGCTTTACAGGAAAAAGTGGTCGAAGTCGGCGCTGACCTGGGTATTGCTTTTGATGGCGACGGCGACCGCGTTGTATTTGTTGACCATAAAGGCGAACTGGTGGATGGCGATGAGATTCTCTATATCATTGCGGCCTATCAAAAAGAATTTGGCGGTGGTTGCGAGGGCGTGGTCGGCACGCTGATGAGCAACTTCGGTTTCGAGCTGGGATTGAAAAATCTCGGCGTTCCTTTCTCCCGTGCCAATGTGGGTGACCGTTACGTTATCGAGCGGATGATCGAAAACGGCTGGACACTGGGCGGCGAAAATTCCGGCCATATCGTTTGCAGCAATGTGACGACAACCGGTGACGGCATTATTGCCGCACTGCAAGTGTTGCTGGCGATGACAACCATCGGCAACAAGCTGCACAAAATCAAGAAAGGTATGACCAAGCTGCCGCAGACCATGATCAACGTGCGTATGTCTCGCCGTTTGAATGTCGCGACTGACGAAACCATTCAGGCGGCAGTGGCAGAGGTGGAAGCAAAACTGGCAGGAACCGGTCGTGTATTATTGCGGCCTTCCGGTACTGAGCCGGTAGTGCGGGTGATGATCGAAGGACAGGATCGTCAACAAGTAAAAGAATTGGCACAAGAACTGGCAGCTGTTGTTGAGCGGGTTTTGAACTGA
- the folP gene encoding dihydropteroate synthase gives MQLQAGSHLIDLSRPVVMGILNLTPDSFSDGGRYYQQTALSMDLVLQRAQQMLDEGAVIIDVGGESTRPGAIQVSEAEELDRVVPVVEQLVSRLGAIVSVDTSSAAVIRESAAVGASIINDVRSLQRPGALEAAVASQLPVCLMHMNGEPAVMQKAPHYENVIEEVLSFLQQRAAVCIAAGIAKEKLIFDPGYGFGKNLEHNLTLLRYQQRIAESGFAILAGLSRKSLLGHLLGREVSERLPGSLALAAIAAQKGAHIIRVHDVAATVDVLAVYHAVDQQLFHLH, from the coding sequence ATGCAACTCCAAGCAGGATCCCATCTGATTGATCTCTCCCGTCCGGTTGTGATGGGAATTCTGAATCTCACCCCCGACTCATTTTCCGATGGCGGTCGCTACTACCAGCAAACCGCTTTATCTATGGATCTGGTATTGCAGCGTGCGCAGCAAATGCTTGACGAAGGCGCTGTGATTATTGATGTGGGTGGCGAGTCAACGCGCCCTGGCGCTATTCAGGTGTCCGAAGCAGAAGAGCTGGATAGGGTGGTGCCGGTTGTTGAGCAGCTGGTTTCCCGTCTTGGGGCGATTGTTTCTGTTGATACCAGTTCTGCAGCGGTGATTCGTGAGTCTGCCGCTGTGGGTGCATCCATCATTAATGATGTCCGCTCATTGCAACGGCCGGGCGCACTTGAAGCTGCGGTAGCGAGTCAACTGCCGGTTTGCCTTATGCACATGAATGGTGAACCGGCTGTTATGCAAAAAGCACCGCACTACGAAAATGTCATCGAAGAGGTGCTTTCTTTTTTGCAGCAGCGGGCGGCGGTTTGCATTGCTGCGGGCATTGCCAAAGAAAAACTGATTTTTGATCCGGGCTACGGCTTCGGAAAAAATCTCGAACACAATTTAACGCTGCTGCGTTACCAGCAGCGCATTGCCGAATCGGGTTTTGCCATTCTTGCCGGCTTATCCAGAAAGTCCCTGTTAGGGCATTTACTGGGGCGGGAAGTGAGCGAGCGCCTGCCGGGCAGTCTGGCGCTAGCCGCGATTGCCGCACAAAAAGGCGCACACATTATTCGAGTTCATGATGTTGCCGCGACAGTCGATGTGCTGGCGGTTTATCATGCGGTCGATCAACAACTTTTCCATTTACATTGA
- the tpiA gene encoding triose-phosphate isomerase has product MIKATNTKRKKLVIGNWKMHGDRQFNATLLSDILTRWNSENQVETVICPPYPYFQQVIELIGASPLVMGAQTISEHDSGAFTGEISGQMLSDWQCRYVIVGHNERRRMQHESDADVALKFLAVQRAGLIPVLCIGESLEQRESGNALEVIGAQLGHVINAAGIAAFENAVVAYEPVWAVGTGKTATPEQAQEVHAFIRSRLGSVSPRILYGGSVKAHNAAQLFQMPDIDGALLGGASLVAEEFVAICNAAN; this is encoded by the coding sequence TTGATTAAGGCAACAAACACAAAGCGTAAGAAGTTGGTCATCGGTAACTGGAAGATGCATGGGGATCGGCAATTTAACGCCACCTTGCTCTCCGATATCCTGACCCGATGGAATTCTGAAAATCAGGTAGAGACGGTAATTTGCCCTCCTTATCCTTATTTTCAACAAGTGATCGAACTGATCGGTGCCAGTCCGTTAGTCATGGGCGCGCAAACTATTAGCGAACATGACAGTGGTGCATTTACCGGAGAAATATCCGGACAAATGTTGTCAGACTGGCAGTGCCGCTATGTGATTGTCGGCCACAACGAACGTCGCCGTATGCAACATGAAAGCGACGCCGATGTTGCTCTGAAGTTTCTTGCGGTACAGCGCGCCGGATTAATCCCGGTGCTCTGTATCGGTGAATCACTGGAGCAGCGTGAAAGTGGTAATGCGCTGGAAGTTATCGGCGCGCAGTTAGGGCACGTTATCAATGCAGCAGGTATTGCGGCATTCGAAAATGCGGTAGTCGCTTACGAACCGGTTTGGGCAGTTGGAACCGGCAAGACGGCCACACCGGAGCAAGCCCAGGAAGTACATGCATTCATTCGTAGTCGATTGGGTTCTGTATCGCCAAGAATTTTGTACGGTGGCAGTGTAAAAGCACACAATGCCGCCCAACTGTTTCAAATGCCTGATATCGATGGCGCACTGTTAGGTGGTGCCTCGCTGGTTGCAGAAGAATTTGTGGCAATATGTAATGCAGCAAATTAA
- a CDS encoding MFS transporter: protein MAQTSAPAGNGKIKLREKIGYGIGDMGFNFYWANISAFLLIFYTDVMGLSAAAVGTMILITKIIDAFTDPLMGAIADRTKTRFGKFRPYLLFAALPMAGAGILTYSTPDLDDTGKLIWAYATYSLMMLVYTVLSTPYSALSGVITADSQERTTLISFRFIAAFTGTTIVNYFTLDMVQWFGQGNDELGWQLTMGVYGIAAAVMFMIVFFTTKERVEPPAAQQTPVMQDIRDLLGNGPWLVLFALALIIMITIVMRAGSIVYYLKYYVERPELTGTFLGVYSIALALGAACTPIMTRYMDKKNLMILLMAVAGSLSCLMFFVPKDALWMMFVLNTLIGFALGPKSPLAFSMYADSADYTEWKTGRRATAMTFSAATFSQKLGGAMASAAIAWTLALMGYVANEAQSDASQLGIVLLVTIVPGVIAFIAAFVMRFYTLDSATLVKVQQELLARKLTS from the coding sequence GTGGCTCAAACATCTGCCCCGGCGGGCAATGGCAAGATCAAACTGCGGGAAAAAATCGGGTATGGCATTGGTGATATGGGCTTCAATTTTTATTGGGCCAACATCTCTGCCTTTTTGCTGATTTTCTATACCGATGTCATGGGGTTATCGGCAGCCGCCGTGGGTACCATGATCCTGATTACTAAAATTATCGACGCATTTACCGACCCTTTGATGGGGGCAATTGCTGACCGCACCAAAACCCGCTTTGGTAAATTTCGCCCTTATTTATTATTTGCTGCGCTGCCGATGGCCGGTGCCGGCATTCTTACCTACAGTACGCCGGACCTTGATGATACCGGCAAACTGATCTGGGCTTACGCAACCTACTCGTTGATGATGCTGGTTTATACCGTGCTCAGCACTCCCTATTCGGCCTTGTCGGGGGTTATCACTGCCGACAGTCAGGAACGTACCACGCTGATCAGTTTCCGTTTTATCGCTGCCTTTACCGGTACCACCATCGTTAACTATTTCACCCTCGATATGGTGCAGTGGTTCGGCCAAGGTAATGATGAGCTGGGCTGGCAATTGACCATGGGTGTTTACGGTATCGCAGCGGCGGTGATGTTTATGATCGTGTTCTTTACTACCAAAGAACGCGTCGAACCCCCGGCGGCGCAGCAAACACCGGTTATGCAGGATATTCGCGACCTGCTGGGCAACGGCCCCTGGCTGGTGTTATTCGCACTGGCGCTGATCATTATGATCACTATTGTGATGCGCGCAGGCTCGATTGTTTATTACCTTAAATATTACGTAGAGCGACCTGAGTTAACCGGCACCTTCCTCGGCGTTTACTCCATCGCCCTGGCGCTGGGGGCAGCCTGTACACCCATTATGACGCGCTACATGGACAAGAAAAATTTGATGATCTTGCTCATGGCGGTGGCGGGCAGCCTGAGTTGCCTGATGTTCTTTGTGCCCAAAGATGCCCTCTGGATGATGTTTGTATTAAATACCCTGATCGGTTTTGCGCTGGGGCCAAAATCACCGCTGGCATTTTCCATGTACGCTGATTCTGCCGATTACACCGAATGGAAAACCGGCCGCCGCGCTACTGCGATGACCTTCTCGGCAGCGACCTTTTCGCAAAAACTGGGCGGTGCCATGGCCTCGGCGGCGATTGCCTGGACGCTGGCACTGATGGGTTACGTGGCCAATGAAGCGCAGTCGGATGCATCACAGCTGGGTATCGTTTTGCTGGTGACCATTGTGCCTGGCGTGATTGCTTTTATTGCCGCCTTCGTGATGCGCTTTTATACGTTGGACAGTGCCACGCTGGTAAAAGTGCAGCAGGAGTTGCTGGCACGAAAACTGACATCCTGA
- a CDS encoding Gfo/Idh/MocA family protein, producing MKKLRWGVLSTAIIGRTKVIPAIQTSAFGTVTAIASRSQESADNAARELGIEKAYASYEALLADPDIDAIYNPLPNHLHVPWSIKALRAGKHVLCEKPVGLNTDDAKRLLDEAEDHPHLIAMEAFMYRFHPQWRKALELVQQGVIGKVKSVHSQFSYNNHEPDNIRNKIDMGGGALMDIGCYCISLSRWLFGEEPEKVLAHITPFEDYEVDCLISGLLQFPAGTATFTAATKIEGSQFVEAVGERGKIRIPVPFSPEADTATHIILTRDHLSEEIAIPPADHYREMADALASAVFANQPAPTPLTDAMQNMRIIDALFESARSQQWQPLTQ from the coding sequence ATGAAAAAATTACGCTGGGGTGTGCTGAGCACCGCCATAATTGGACGCACCAAAGTGATTCCGGCCATTCAAACCTCTGCTTTTGGCACAGTCACCGCCATTGCTTCGCGCAGCCAGGAATCTGCCGATAACGCTGCCCGCGAACTGGGCATTGAAAAAGCCTACGCCTCCTATGAAGCCCTGCTCGCCGATCCGGATATCGACGCAATCTACAACCCGCTGCCCAACCATCTGCATGTGCCCTGGTCCATCAAAGCACTACGCGCCGGTAAACATGTACTCTGCGAAAAACCGGTCGGGTTGAATACGGATGACGCCAAACGCTTGCTGGATGAAGCCGAAGACCACCCTCATCTGATCGCCATGGAAGCGTTTATGTATCGCTTCCATCCCCAATGGCGAAAAGCCCTTGAGCTGGTGCAACAAGGCGTTATAGGCAAAGTAAAAAGTGTGCATTCGCAATTTTCCTACAACAATCATGAACCCGATAATATTCGCAACAAGATTGATATGGGCGGCGGTGCGCTGATGGATATTGGTTGCTACTGCATCTCCCTGTCGCGCTGGTTATTCGGCGAGGAACCGGAAAAAGTGCTCGCCCATATCACGCCCTTTGAAGATTACGAAGTGGATTGCCTGATTTCCGGCTTGCTGCAATTCCCGGCTGGAACCGCCACCTTTACCGCCGCCACCAAAATTGAGGGCTCCCAGTTTGTAGAAGCCGTTGGCGAGCGGGGGAAAATTCGTATTCCGGTTCCTTTCAGCCCGGAAGCCGACACAGCCACCCACATTATTCTGACCAGAGATCATCTCAGCGAGGAAATCGCTATCCCGCCGGCTGACCATTACCGCGAGATGGCGGATGCGCTCGCCAGCGCGGTGTTTGCCAATCAACCGGCACCAACCCCCTTGACCGATGCTATGCAAAATATGCGCATTATTGATGCCTTGTTTGAAAGTGCCCGCTCGCAACAGTGGCAGCCATTAACACAATAA
- a CDS encoding tRNA-uridine aminocarboxypropyltransferase, protein MSFENQYLQLRDERLRTSTRQFLARGKSVARCERCQLAAFACLCRWRPRLQSRFEFIVLMHRDEVFKPTNTGRLIADVLPDQTHVFCWSRTEPDPRLLALLAEPDRECFVVYPLDENSERPVTDKISPSEKKQTFILLDGTWKQGGRMFHLSQWMKHLPCLALPQALLRGYAVRKSHQDNYVSTFEAAALSLEMAGDQQNSDFFLDYFSVFNAHYVATRQCVPPVPGDAHHRLAAIARA, encoded by the coding sequence ATGTCATTTGAAAATCAGTATCTGCAATTACGTGATGAACGTTTGCGCACATCTACGCGGCAGTTTCTTGCGCGTGGCAAGTCGGTGGCTCGGTGTGAGCGTTGTCAGTTAGCGGCATTTGCTTGTCTTTGTCGTTGGCGGCCGCGGTTGCAGAGCCGGTTTGAATTTATTGTGTTGATGCACCGTGACGAGGTTTTCAAGCCGACCAATACCGGTCGCCTGATTGCGGATGTGTTGCCCGACCAAACACATGTTTTTTGCTGGAGCAGAACAGAGCCTGATCCGCGTTTGCTGGCGTTGTTGGCAGAGCCGGATCGTGAGTGTTTTGTGGTGTATCCGCTCGATGAAAACAGTGAGCGGCCAGTAACCGATAAAATTTCACCGTCTGAAAAGAAACAGACTTTCATTTTGCTGGATGGTACCTGGAAGCAGGGTGGTCGTATGTTCCATCTCAGTCAGTGGATGAAGCATTTGCCTTGTCTGGCGTTACCTCAGGCGTTGTTGCGGGGTTATGCGGTGCGCAAATCTCATCAGGATAATTATGTGTCTACCTTTGAGGCGGCTGCATTGAGCCTTGAGATGGCGGGCGATCAACAGAATAGTGATTTCTTTCTGGATTATTTTTCGGTGTTCAATGCGCATTATGTGGCAACACGCCAATGTGTTCCGCCGGTTCCCGGCGACGCACACCACCGTCTGGCGGCTATTGCCAGAGCATGA
- the secG gene encoding preprotein translocase subunit SecG gives MEKLVLVIHVLSALAIIVLILLQQGKGAAAGASFGAGASQTVFGSEGSGSFFTRATAIFAVVFFCTSFGLAIIAKNSSPLAEGIPSVLDIQNTQQTDVPVIETPASNSDVPAVQDEQ, from the coding sequence ATGGAAAAATTAGTACTCGTTATTCATGTGTTGTCAGCCTTGGCTATTATCGTGTTGATTCTTCTTCAGCAAGGTAAAGGCGCAGCTGCAGGTGCCTCTTTTGGTGCCGGTGCATCGCAAACAGTATTCGGCAGTGAAGGCAGTGGCAGTTTCTTTACTCGCGCCACCGCTATTTTTGCTGTAGTTTTTTTCTGCACCAGTTTCGGCCTGGCAATCATTGCCAAAAACAGCTCGCCACTGGCTGAAGGTATTCCTTCAGTACTGGATATTCAGAATACGCAACAAACCGATGTTCCAGTCATTGAAACACCGGCGTCCAACAGCGATGTTCCTGCTGTACAGGATGAGCAATAA